The segment AAAAATGTCTACCGAGACATTCAAATGTATCATGTTGTGACTAGTTCAAATTCGCTCAGTTCGCATTCAACATATCGTCATCAGTTAACGGATAAAGAGAAAAATAAATCCTCGGTGTGCCGAAATAAAACTGTCTTGCATCGGATCATACCACGTAAGGTTaagttggttggttattgtttgCATTGTGCCTACAACCTATTATGGCTAACCGGGACTGATGCAAGTGTCCTTTTTCAGTTCACATGGCAGTTTCGTTTAGGTCTTTCACAGTAAAAATGTAGACGGTAGTAACAAGCTCATGTCTTTTTACATGTGTGAccttccaccacggaatgagtcgcatgtcacctttgcatgattttcatatgtttacattttcctaaagagtttttgtatgctctattcagtggtgaaacccgttttagaaaagagcgaaaactgtttgagttataagcctgtgactaaggtgacgtACCCTCACattgttaccagacactccccggacttatattaagcctagcgcagaaccgcgcgaggtgaaatgcgactcatttcgtggtggagggtcacatttgctACATGAAATATCGTTACAAAGTTAAACATTTTgtcgggggaagggggggggggggggggttacgtccATGAAGAAAACCTTCAATGTATCTGTATCGTAGTGTTAATCACGAATGTTTTGATAAGGAGATAAGAACATGTTCACTTGTCCAAGGTTCATCGTAATCAGAAAAAACAGCATTTATTGTCAAAGCGATCGTGCAGACTGTCACGTAAAAGCTGTGGTTGCTTCCAGGGAAGAGGCGACAGGGTGAAGGTAATCATCACACAAGCTGTATTGCGGCGCTGGTGATGAAAACTCCAGCCTCGGTGCTGCCGTAGTCGTTGTTTTAATacctgtagctgtaggtgttgcTGCTTCCCAGGGCAAGGCAATAGGGTGAAGGTAATCATCAGACAAAGTGTTGTGTAACGTTGGCAATGATATTAATTTTGTGAATTACTTGCTGCTACTGGGGTTGTTCTTACCTTCTCTAAGACAGAAGGTTAAGGATGAAGGTGATCGTCGTTCTAGATTCCGCATGAATTCGACGATGATGTGTTTGAAGCAACTACCCCTGAAGCATTGGGTGCCTCTTCTTCCTCCACGGAATCAACAAGGTGAAGGTATTCCTCCGACACACTGCTGTCTGACGACGGGCAGGCAATGTGACGCAAACAGCCGTCAGTCCACGCGCTGTCTGATACGCTGTATGACGCCAAGGATACACTGGAAGACGCCAGGTGGTGGTCTGATGCGCTGTCAGGTATTTCACAGTAGAGGTGACTGTCGATGGAGTCGCTGTCACCTTGCGGTACAGGTGGCGGCGCTCTAGCGTGGAACAGCACGACGTCACCCAACCGGTCCTGTCTCAACTTGTGCGGAGCAGGAGGAGGGGGCAGTTCTGAGGCCGGTCTGCCtataatcacaaacacacacccgcaAGGTCATATCTTAGGGAGCCACACCATTCATGACAAGAAGAACCGATCAAATGACACAGGAAATAAACTCTATTAAAATATACAACAGTAATTAGGCACAACACGGCTACCTAGGTAACAGAAAGTCTGTCAGTGCTCAGTAAACTCTGAAATGTTACAACTAATATGCAAATTGTAACTGTAAACAACTAAGATGTAAATTTAGGTGATGTCCTGAAATGTACAGCATAAACatgttaaaacaattttttttttaaataaaaaataaaaaaaactctacaaaaagagaataacaaaattaaaaaatgtaaaTTGCACGGTGTCTTACCCCTTCTTTTGAGAAGAACTACCAGAAGCACCGCCATGATGATGACGACACACACGACGCACCCAGTCACTCCCAGCAGTATGACGATATGGCTCTGTACGTCACCAAGGCTGGCACCTGTTTCCAAGGCAACCAACAATCATCCAGTCAATCGATCGACCAATCAATAttaaacaaccaaccaatcgaTTGGTTAGAGAATCCGTAAGTCGCTCAGTTAATATATTAGTCAGTAAGTCACTCAGCCTTAAAATACGTATTTCAGGGGGCGCTGCGTACGCGGCAGCGTACGTGgcagcgtgcgtgcgtgcgtgcgtgcgtgcgtgcgtgcgtgcgtgcgcgtgtgtgtgtgtttgtgtgtgtgtgtgtgtgtgtgtgtgcgtgtgcatgtgtgtgtgtatgtgtgtgtgtgtgtgtgtgcgtgtgtgtgcgtgtgtgtgtgtgtgtgtgtgtgtgtgtgttcgatttAGTATCAGCACCCATCATCTTTTcattgtttgaatattttgttCTGCCTGTCTATTCTGATTTGCTAATCAGTCTTGGTGTTATTGAATTGaatattgaattgaatttcTCTCTGTCAGTCAAACTCTCTATGTCTGAGGGTATGCTAGTGCTAGGTTTTCAATTTGATTTGGTGTTCGGCTTGCTTTCGAAAAATATCTTACGAATCCACGGCTACACAAATCAGACAAAAAGTAAACTGCCATGTAAAAAGTAAGTTCAGAAATAACTGTACTGTACTTGTTGATATCGTTCACACATGCACACCGAAGGgcatacacaaaaacacatgttACCCGTCAGATGACCTTCAGTTTTGATGCGTTCTGTTGACATATCAGTCTTGGTGTTGACTGATGTGAAAACAGTGTCATGGGTCGATGATGGTACTGCAAATAGATATATACAGTTTGTTTagcatcagcagcagcatcatcattatcatcgtcgtcgtcgtcgtcgtcgtagtcgtcatcatcatcatcatcatcatcatcatcattatcaaaagGAGGAGAGAAAACGAGAAAACTTATAAAAAATATACGCatcaacccacacacacacacacacacacacacacacacgcacacacacacacaaacacactcacacacacacacacacacacacacacacacacacacacacttacacacatgcTAGCAATATAACAACTTCCAAGAAACATAATCATGTCAACAAAACCATACTCTACCAATACCGCTAGTTTGCTCAGTAGTGCTGTCTGTAGCCGGTTTGAACATCGCGATTCTGCACACTGAGGGGGCGGAACACTTGGATTAGTCGTTTCCCTTATCAAATCCACATAAGAACAAAGCTCTCTCGTTTAACAGTTATTCAAAATGCAATACTCCCCTCGGTATACATTCAAAGACCAGTAACAAATAGAAACAGTCATTTAAAAGACAACTAGTAATGcaaaacatgacaaaataagTGACAATGAAATGAAAGAAAGTAGCACAGTTAAGTTTGTGCTGCGACAGATCAAAGAGGAAAGATGTAATAATGACTTGTCGAGCATATAACCATACACGTGTTTAtttacacacaccaacaccctcacacacacacacacacacacacacacacacacacacacgcacacacacacacacacacacacacacacacacacatacatacatacatacatacatacatacatacatacatacatacatacatacgtgcatacacatgcgcacgcaagcacgcacgcacacgtctttactctctgtctctgtttgtctgcctgaatgtctgtctgtctgtctgtctttctgtctgtctctttctctctgtctgtctgtctgtgtctctctctctctctctctctctctctctctctctctctctctctctctctctctctctctctctctggtttagACATACATTCGTCATCTACCACAACGTCTTGATCTCGAGTCTTCTGTCTGTTCCACAGCCATCCATTCAGCCTCCACACTTGAGACCTTTTGCGTCCGATTCGCCATGTGAGAGAATACCGTTGTGGCGCCGATTCGCACTTGCGGCAGTGGGAGCCCCTAGTGCAAATTGATCCTCCACGATGGTAAAGAACCACACAAGGGGAGGGATACTTTGCTGTTTTCGGTCCAGTCGTGATTTGTTTGAAGGGACTTTGATTATCACTACAAGAATTATTGACGGACACTGTCAGTTCGGCATGACGCTCTCCGTCGATAAAGACCAAACTGCAGTTTCCTTGGAGAAACGGTGCATCTTAAACAAATTAAGCAAGACGTCTtttataaacacaaacacacacacacacacacacacacacacacacgcactcacacacacacactcatacacacactcacacacacactcacacacacacacacacacacatacacacacacacacacatacacacacacacacacacacatacacacacacacacatacacacacacacatacacacacacacacacaaagacacacacacacacacacacacagacacacacacacatacacacacagacacacacacacacacacacacacacacacacacacacacaaaacagagagactgcTAGTACCGCAAAATTTGGACCCCTCAAAAATAAATACTATATTTTGTCTCCCTCAGCTTTATTACCTTTGGCTATATTCTTTGTTCAAACCATCTTTGCAGCAGAAGCTTTATAATGTTCAGAATAATTGGATTGCAATCAGGCATGTATATGTTACGTTGATTGTGCTGTTagacggatgactgtttgcgttagtgagactgtgatcatactcataataatcatactcacttattttcttatgatgttttatttttattttttattatgcattcttattcttttgattggaaatgagtattgttacaacataatttccatatggattaataaatttgagttgagttgagttgagttgagttgagaatgTCTGCATGGCTATCATTATCATGTGGGATTGGTGGAGCGTGAAGTATCGATTATTCTTGAAAAGCTACAAAACTAAACTCAAACTTTGTTGCGAAACTTGCAGTATTCATTTGTGACGCATTACAAAAcgagaacaagataacaatgaaaatatACTTACAAAAAACATGGACAAGAAAGCGGATTCGATCGAATTTGTCATGAAGACTTCGGTCGAAAGCAGTTCTTGTTCGTCCGTTAT is part of the Littorina saxatilis isolate snail1 linkage group LG15, US_GU_Lsax_2.0, whole genome shotgun sequence genome and harbors:
- the LOC138948138 gene encoding uncharacterized protein — encoded protein: MSTERIKTEGHLTGASLGDVQSHIVILLGVTGCVVCVVIIMAVLLVVLLKRRGRPASELPPPPAPHKLRQDRLGDVVLFHARAPPPVPQGDSDSIDSHLYCEIPDSASDHHLASSSVSLASYSVSDSAWTDGCLRHIACPSSDSSVSEEYLHLVDSVEEEEAPNASGVVASNTSSSNSCGI